The Epinephelus lanceolatus isolate andai-2023 chromosome 17, ASM4190304v1, whole genome shotgun sequence region gagatcaaactgtctgacaacaacaggaaGGTGACACATGTAGAGAAGGATCAGTCATATCCTGATCATCCAGACAGATTTGACTACTGGCCTCAGCTGCTGTGTAGAACTGGTCTGACTGGTCGCTGTTACTGGGAGGTCGAGTGTAGAGGAGAGGTTTATATATCAGTGAGTTACAGAGGAATCAGGAGGAGAGGACACAgaactgactgtgtgtttggaagGAATGATCAGTCCTGGAGTCTGATCTGCTCTGATGGTCGTTACTATGTCAGGAACAATAACAGAGAAACATacacctcttcttcttcctcctcctcctcctcctcctcctcctctggtagAGTAGCAGTGTATGTGGACTGTCCTGCTGGTACTCTGTCCTTCTTCACagtctcctctgacacactgatCCACCTCCACACCTTCAACACCACATTCACTGAACCTCTTTATCCTGGGTTTGGGTTCTTGTCACCTTgttcctcagtgtctctgtgttctctgtaggAGGGAGAGTCTCCTCCTGTTAGAGAAACTTTCTCACTGCTGAACAGATagttcagtctgtacaggacttgttgagaacaaaatgacataacaacagtcagtgggaaccaaaatcatcaacccactgaaggctggattcaaaatcacaccgaaaatcaaagtaaaacatCATCAACTCatcatgtgactcagtagtgtgtacggCCCCCGCCGGCACCAATGGTGGACCTGccagttctggtgttctctggtgaatgatggagctgcacggtgctgggctgtgagcacaggtcccactagaggacgtggggccctcatgccaccctcatggagtctgtttctgacagtgtggtcagaaacatgcacaccagtagcctgctggaggtcatgttgtagggctctggcagtgctcctcctgttcctcctcacacaaaggagcagatagcggtcctgctgctgggttgatgcccttctacggccctgtccagctctcctggtgtaacggccggtctcctggtatctggTCTCAACCTGATTGGCCTGCAGGTacggcctcatgctaccagtagtgccaaggacactagcagaagaccaaactagagaagaatcagtcaggaaggataaggagagagcaactgtctgtggacaccacatgtaaaaccattccctttttggggggtgtcttgcttttgcctctccattgcacctgttgtcactttgatttgcaccaaagcagctgaaactgattcacaatcacttgcgCTTCCTGAATGGAcacattgatatccctgaagtttaactgacttcctgttacactGTGACCATTGAGTGTTCCCTTCagtttttgagcagtgtaaatATCTTCATAACACAAGTTGTAAATAATTTAGGAATGTAATATAATTAGAAAATTGGGTTGTAAAATTATCTTAATTGTTGTATGTAACTATATATACATTTAAGAAATTGTGCAAATAGTTTAAGTTAATAGAAGAAAAGTGAAAGAGGGGTAGGAACATAtaagttttacttctacctaCTCCTTTTAGAACATTTCTGGGggggttttgtttttcatttcttgttgtcacaacattgttttaaactttggttcgaaataaagtcattcattcattcattaattcattcattcattcattgtccacagaaaaaaaaatatttttaatgaaataatttgAACTAATTAATATTTGTTAACAGGCTTTAAAcacctttttaaaatgattattaAAACAATGGCTTTAATGACGAATAATTTTAAAGTATATTTTCCACTCAGGCCTCTTGTGCCACTGCCCCACAGAACACTCATTCAGagtgttacatttttaacataactgtactatgacttcttaaagttttttcaacattatatacgatcagaggtttaggggtgctgagcacccagagtgCTGGCCGGCCAGGCGAGagaaatttcactgttttgtacattttaacgcaaTTTCGGACcatcattcccacatttgtgaaagaaaaccATAACACTTTGTGGGTAGGGGAAactctgtgactaaaccatcaaatctcaGAGGAACATGtggtacttttactgcactacatctcagaggaacatgtggtacttttactgcactacatctcagaggaacatgtggtacttttactgcactacattcaTCTGACAGCTTCAGTTACTGTTCAGAGGAAAGTCTCCTCACAGCCACACAGCTGTTTTCAATCACTTATTAGACCTGTAGTCAGGTGGTGGCTCGGTGAAGTTGTACTGGGAATGTTTGTGCACAAATGACTGGGTCTCTCAGGTCAGTCTGTGCTGTCTGAATAAAGACACTcattcgagatgagccaggcttGCGCAGATTCGATCTCTGGTGATTGCCACACAATGCATGACGGTTAgatttgtgtccgacttcatcccgacttgctctgatgtCATGCAAAAGTGGACATTAATAATCTCACAAGAcagccgcagtttttagagccaggcactGCAGCTGCTCTCCACCAACTGCAAGACCCAGGGCATTATGGGAaacgcctggctctcacctgatctagcagctgattggtttagatgttgactcaacaagatgatgtTTAATAtaaacttttctgttttgttgaatttcagagTTTTAGATGTTATTTGTCAGATTTGCAGGTTTATTCTGGGAACAGAAAACAtgctgtgtgactgatggtgatgtTTAGTCGccagagactaaatacattcatcataaactaaaCACAGTCTGTTgtatattaaagggccagtgtgtaatatttggcatggtttattgtcaatctgaatctgaatctgaatattttacccattaatatgtttatacaagtgtatgatcgctataaaataaaatttgtttggttttcgtagccttataattatgcttttatatatatatatatatatatatatatatatatatatatatatatatatatatatatatagcaagggccttgctttagagagatcgccatcttgcgccgccatgtatgtacggcagaccgagagGACAATCCAGCccgccagagaacgcgtttcgcgtgtataaataaaccaacgaagacagcggaaggaaggaagaaggaggaggaaacagcagagagtgttagtagttcgttgatagagagtagtgaaaagtttttttagttataaagtttgcgaatggaccacacttaccacgcaacaggagagaatgaacccgaactgtcatctgcgaggaaaagaagacgcaacttcactccttgtgatgcactctctgcggcgcttttcctcctgatgatatatctccccaacaatggtagcagtagcaccgaatcccattctgtgcattcagcctctcttctcacccgctcagcatcaaacacatggagttcctcatctgtatgctccggctcaaacaggtatggctctgggtctgtgtccgctacaagaaactcttcaaaatcgcgttcaaagtcgtccattgcagctactatagtccggagatattgctaggctaaataaatagctgagctctgtttacaggctacgctgtcagtcagtgtgcgggctggagattggtggagcagagaggggaggggggtccccactcagaatggtaaacgagtatgtgtgtaaagttatgaagtgtgtctgttacgctagaagagtcagagtttgggacggagtcttttaccccctggagtgttaccggagtttttggagtgctcaaataaacgggcctttttcccgaacgctcctctggtctcctgctcgtgagggattcattacaatatcgtaacatggtttagatttctaaataaatattcacctcatcgctagatagacctactcctgaaaaactcgtgcgcaaggctttttgtccctacgaggccaccgtcatttacccgacgggaggggtgagcgagtgagccctgcaatctagaatttgaccactgatgtcactgttttcaacccattttacacactggccctttaacactGGATTGTTTTAATTACTGAAGTATTTAGCATCACAGATAGGGCTTGGCGGTATACCGGTTTGTACcgaaaaccggtatttatttttgttatgatatgaatttttcatatactgcaataccggtgaatagcccaaacaacatCCGGAACATGTGCggcgggaaagtgtttcagcggggacccatttcaccgtTGCACACCACAGGCACGCTTTGATCTTTTCCTTAGCatagaaaagtttagaggcgagaatggctgctggagagagtcctgaacgcaaagcaactgtacatgatgacccagaagaactcataccaaaaagagcagtgtttccccctATATGCAGCTAGCAGCGGCGCACCGCCGTTTACAgttctcctctgtcctctgtatcgcgcacggcggagtttcgccccgatgtgcacgcacacacacacacacacagacaaagcgcacacacacaggtgagcacactagagcacggctcgggccgcattttcctgaccgaagacgacccgtcccgagtccgagacagttatggccgggctccaccgggcacgtcagcggcgcgacacgtctgcagcgcgagtcccgtagcagctcgccccctgttaatcaattacagctgCTCCACCGGCAACAGGAGCtgcaactctctattttacgtggctcttctatttttgtcgcgctacgctcccctacactaccctccagcagataaaaactacatgaaatagtgtgctaaatgagcacaatgtgtttttaaatgaataaaccattatcagaggtgatatgtgatgatttttttcatgcatttacccatgtttatccgtgtgtaaatgtccgtggcggacatttgaaagcgagtagatgacaaacagtacagtaaacttgtagataactcaaatatatttaataacttaggtggaaaatgctttaacatttcatgcagactacatgcagcctctcggctcagcaaacggtaaacaaccccgctggcttctctacgtgtggCTTctgtacgcagtcagtggagcccaaatgaatggagcggagcg contains the following coding sequences:
- the LOC144467500 gene encoding neoverrucotoxin subunit alpha-like, with the protein product MCVVLCVCSVSGCLITEEGCASLASALSSNPSHLRELDLSYNHPGDSGVKLLSAGLKDPHWRLDTLRVEPAGVRWLTPGLRKYSCELTIDTNTVNREIKLSDNNRKVTHVEKDQSYPDHPDRFDYWPQLLCRTGLTGRCYWEVECRGEVYISVSYRGIRRRGHRTDCVFGRNDQSWSLICSDGRYYVRNNNRETYTSSSSSSSSSSSSSGRVAVYVDCPAGTLSFFTVSSDTLIHLHTFNTTFTEPLYPGFGFLSPCSSVSLCSL